The genomic window CAGCTACCCGCATCTCGCCGCCGATGATCGTGAGGACATCCTCGACCGGATCACCCTGGTCGCGACCGAACTGGCCACCAACGCCATCCGGCACGGTATCCCGCCCACCGAGGTCCGGCTGCTGCGCAACGACGAGCACCTGGTCCTCGACGTCGCCGACCGTGATCTGAGCAGCATCCCGGAACTCGCCGGCACCCGTCCCCTGCACGCCGGTGGGCGCGGGCTGATGCTCGCCCGCTCGTTCTCCCTCGACGTCGGCTGGTACGCCACCCATGACACCAAACACATCTGGGCGACGTTCCCGATCCAGCCGTGACTCAGCGGGTGAGCAGTCCGCGGATCTCCTCGACCACCAGTTCGGGGGCCTCCTCGGCCATGAAGTGGCCACAGTGGACCGGGACGTGCCGCAGGTCCGGCGCCCACGCCCGCCACAGCGCGGCGGCGTCGAAGCCGAGTTGCGAACCCCAGTCCTGCTGCATCACCGTGACCGGCATCGTCAGGGTCCGCCCGGCTTCCCGGTCGGCCCGGTCGTGTTCGACGTCGACACCGGCCGACGCCCGGTAGTCGGCGACGATCGACGGGATCGCCTCCCGGCAGGCTTTCAGGTAGGCGGCGCGGATCTCGGCCGGGATCGCCTCCGGGTCGTTGGTCCAGAGGTCGAGGAAGTAGCCGAAGAACTCGTCCGGGGCTCCGGCGATCATCTTCTCCGGCAGGCCGGGCGGCTGGGCCATCAGGTAGAGGTGGAACCCGACCGCGGCGCTGACCCCGTGCATGACGTCCCACATGTCCAGCGTCGGCAGCACGTCCAGCGAGGCCAAGTGGGTGACGCTGGCCGGGTGGTCGAGACCGGTGCGGACGGCCACCAGGGCGCCACGGTCGTGACCGGCCAGGGCGAACCGGTCGTGGCCCAGCTTCCGGGCGAGAGTCACGATGTCGGTGCCCATGGTGCGCTTGGCGTAGGTGTCCGGGCCGTTCTCGGCCGGTTTGTCGCTGGCGCCGTACCCGCGCAGGTCAGGGCAGATCACGGTGTGGTCGGCGGCCAGGTCGGCGGCGACGTGCCGCCACATCAGGTGGGTCTGCGGGAAACCGTGCAGGAGCACGATCGGGCTGCCGGAGCCGGCTACCGCCGTGTTCAGTTCCACGCCGTCGGCGACGATTACTCGGGTGTACTCGAAGTTCATGGGATCAACTGTCACGGCCGTGGATGAGCAGCGAATGAGCAACCGGATCCGGTTCGCCGTCCTCGGGCCGGTGACCGCGCAGGATCAGCGGGGCCGGCCGGTGGCGCTGAAAGGGCCGAAACACCGGGCGGTGCTGGGCCGGCTGCTGGTGGCGCGCGGCCGGGTCGTGCCGGTGACCGCGCTCGTCGACGACCTGTGGGTGTCACCGCCGGACGGGGCGGTCGCCGCCGTCCGGACCTTCGTCGCGGCGCTGCGCCGGGCGATCGAGCCGGACCGCCCGGCCCGGGCCCCGGCCACGGTGTTGGTGACCGCCGGGGCGGGATATGCGATCCGGGCCGATTCTGATCAGGTGGACGCGTGGCGGTTCGAAAAATCCTTGACCCGCGCGGGTACGGCGGAGCCCGGCCCTGCTCTGGCGCTGCTCGACGAGGCGCTGGCGTGGTGGCGGGGTCCCGCGTACGCCGATTTCCCCGACGTCGCGTGGCCGCGCGCCGACCGGGCCCGGCTGGCCGAACTGCGCCTGCAGGCGGTCGAGCACCGGGCCGGGGCACTGCTGGGGCTGGGCCGGCCGGCCGAGGCGGTGCCGGATCTGGACGCGCACGTCACCGCGTATCCGTGGCGGGAGGAGGGCTGGCGGCTGCTGGCGCTGGCCCTCTACCGCTCCGGGCGGCAGGGTGATGCCCTGTCGGTGCTGCGCCGGGCCCGTGACCTGCTCGACAGCCGGCTCGGGGTGGAGCCCGGCCCGGCTCTGCGCACGCTGGAGACCGACATCCTGCGACAGGAACCGCACCTGACCAAGAGTCCCGCCGAGGGGGTGTGGACCAGGGCCGCCGCGGCGTACGACCGGGTGTTGTCCACCGGTTCGCGGGCCCGGCTGGAGTCCGCGGTCGGGCTGTTGCGCAACTTGGCGGTCACCGGGCCGGACGGGCTGGAGGTGGCGCGGGAACAGCGCAGCGCGGCGGTGGCGGCTGCCGAGGAGCTCGGTGATCCGGATCTGACCGCGCGCGTGATCGGCGCGTACGACGTGCCGGCGATCTGGCCCCGCTCCGACGATCCCGGGCAGGCCGCGGCGATCGTCGCCGCCGCGGAACGGACACTCGCCGCCCTGCCGGCCGCCGGTCACCGGCCGGCACGGGCCCGGCTGCTGGCCACGATCGCCCTCGAATCGCGGGGCACCCACGACACCCGGCCGCGCGACTGTGCCCGGCAGGCCGAGGCGATCGCCCGGGAACTGGACGATCCGGCGCTGCTCGCGTTCGCCTTGAACGCCGCGTTCATGCAGAGCTGCCACCACACCGGCGGCGCGGCCCACCGGGACGCGATCGGCGCCGAACTGGTGACCATGGCGAACACGCACGGCCTGGCCACTGTGGAGGTGCTGGGCCACCTGATCCGGATGCAGTCGGCCTGCGCGACGGCCACGTTCGACGTCGCCGACCGGCACGCGCGGGCCGCCGACGACCTCGCGGACCGGCACGAGCTGGGCCTGGTCGGCGTGTTCACCCAGTGGTATCGCGCGTTGCGGGCCGACGTGGCATCGAACGTTCCGGCGGCCGAGGCGGAGGCGGGTTATCGCGCCGCGTCGGCCCGGCTGGATCAGGCCGGCATGCCGGGCATGCGAGAGGGCCTGCTGCCGTTGGCGCTGCTCGGCCTGCGTCTGCGCCGCGATCCGCTGGCCGTCCCGCTCGCAATTCCGCTCGCCGATCCGCTCGCAATTCCGCTGGCCGATCCGCTCGCCGCGGACGCCGGGTGGGGCCCTTACGAACCGTGGGTGCGCCCGTTGCTCGCTCCCGGCCGCGCCGTGCTGGCCGAGGTGCCGGACCCGCCCGCCGACCTGCTCGCGGAGGCGTTGTGGTGCCTGTTCGCACAGGCGGCTGTCGCCGCTGGAGACACCACCGCGATGGTACGGGCCCGGACCGCGCTCGCCCCCGCGGCCGGGGAGTGGGCCGGCGCCGCCAGCGGCCTGCTCACCGTGGGCCCGGTCGCCGGCTACTTGTCGGCGCTGTCCTCCCTTGGAAAACCGCATGATGTGGTTGCTCTCCGCGCCCGCTACCAGACCTGAGTCTCCCCTTCACCGGGACGGTGAGCCGAGCGGGGCGGCGCGAGCGGCGACGGTGCCGGCGAGAGTCGTCTCCTCCTGTTCGGTAGTGGCCGCCACATTCCTGAGTGCGGACACCGCATCCCCCATCACGGTCGACTCAGATCACAGTGGAACCGCGACCCGGGCGATCACCGTTGTTCTTGCGGCTGCAAGTGTCTCCCAGCGCGGCGGCGGTGCACGGCCAGGGAGGCGAGCAGCAGTAGGCCCGGGGTGATGACGGACAGCGGGAGCAGCATCCAGGTGATCGTGGTCGCGCCGAGCAGGGCGCCGGCCAGCAGCGCGCTGCCGATCGGGTCGGCGGCCGTGCGGCGCAGCGCGGCGCGGATGGCCGTCACTGAGCCGGGCGGGTCCGCCGGGGTCCACGAGCCGGCCAGGCGCAGCACCGCGACCGTACCGACGGCGGCGATGATCAGGCAGGCGGTGAAGGCCGCGGGTCCGGCCTGACGGCCGAAGGTCAGGTTCCAGGTCAACAGCGCGGTGAGTACGGGTAGGGCCACGCTCGCCGCGGGCAGCCGCCGCAACGCCTCGCGGAAGTCGGCCGCCACCGTCTGGGGGCCGCCGCCCTCGCCGTCGATGTGGCGGCGCAGGTGGGCGGCCCCGGCGAGCGCGGCGGGCAGGGCGGTGACCAGGCCCAGTGACGCCGCGGTGACCGCGACGCCGGTGATCAGGACCTCACCGAACAGGGCGAACCGCGCGTTCATCCTTTGAGGCCCTGGGTGGCGACGCCTTCGATCAGGTAGCGCTGGAAGACGAAGAACATCAACATCACCG from Actinoplanes derwentensis includes these protein-coding regions:
- a CDS encoding ATP-binding protein, whose amino-acid sequence is MEQIRTSPQPPHAEQLRVWTLTSAGELRQLRASLHQELTSYPHLAADDREDILDRITLVATELATNAIRHGIPPTEVRLLRNDEHLVLDVADRDLSSIPELAGTRPLHAGGRGLMLARSFSLDVGWYATHDTKHIWATFPIQP
- a CDS encoding alpha/beta fold hydrolase, which encodes MNFEYTRVIVADGVELNTAVAGSGSPIVLLHGFPQTHLMWRHVAADLAADHTVICPDLRGYGASDKPAENGPDTYAKRTMGTDIVTLARKLGHDRFALAGHDRGALVAVRTGLDHPASVTHLASLDVLPTLDMWDVMHGVSAAVGFHLYLMAQPPGLPEKMIAGAPDEFFGYFLDLWTNDPEAIPAEIRAAYLKACREAIPSIVADYRASAGVDVEHDRADREAGRTLTMPVTVMQQDWGSQLGFDAAALWRAWAPDLRHVPVHCGHFMAEEAPELVVEEIRGLLTR
- a CDS encoding AfsR/SARP family transcriptional regulator → MSNRIRFAVLGPVTAQDQRGRPVALKGPKHRAVLGRLLVARGRVVPVTALVDDLWVSPPDGAVAAVRTFVAALRRAIEPDRPARAPATVLVTAGAGYAIRADSDQVDAWRFEKSLTRAGTAEPGPALALLDEALAWWRGPAYADFPDVAWPRADRARLAELRLQAVEHRAGALLGLGRPAEAVPDLDAHVTAYPWREEGWRLLALALYRSGRQGDALSVLRRARDLLDSRLGVEPGPALRTLETDILRQEPHLTKSPAEGVWTRAAAAYDRVLSTGSRARLESAVGLLRNLAVTGPDGLEVAREQRSAAVAAAEELGDPDLTARVIGAYDVPAIWPRSDDPGQAAAIVAAAERTLAALPAAGHRPARARLLATIALESRGTHDTRPRDCARQAEAIARELDDPALLAFALNAAFMQSCHHTGGAAHRDAIGAELVTMANTHGLATVEVLGHLIRMQSACATATFDVADRHARAADDLADRHELGLVGVFTQWYRALRADVASNVPAAEAEAGYRAASARLDQAGMPGMREGLLPLALLGLRLRRDPLAVPLAIPLADPLAIPLADPLAADAGWGPYEPWVRPLLAPGRAVLAEVPDPPADLLAEALWCLFAQAAVAAGDTTAMVRARTALAPAAGEWAGAASGLLTVGPVAGYLSALSSLGKPHDVVALRARYQT